CGGGCGATGGCGAGGCCGATGCCCCGGTTTCCTCCGGTGACGAGAACCGAGCGGCTCAACGGATCACCCTTTCGATAGCGGTCTGGTACCTCGAAAACCTATCGGTACCACCCGCCCCGCGGAGAATCGGCCCCTGACAGCACCTCCCCCGGGGCACTGTGGGATTCCTACAGAGGTTCACCCGTCGAGTCGCACCGCAGCCGTCGCCGGGCGGGCAAGGCCCGATAACCCGGGGTGCGGTCACCGTCCGCGTGGTTCACTTCCGTGGTGTATCGAGAAGGGAATCCCCTGTGCCCCACGAGGTAGATCAGTCATTTCTGGCCCTGCCCCTGCGGGCCCTCGCCGACGCGGCGCTCGCGCGTGCCCGTGCGCTGGGGGCCGCGCATGCCGACTTCCGTTTCGAGCGGGTGCGCAGCGCGTCCTGGCGGCTGCGGGACGCCCGGCCCGCCGGGAGCTCGGACACCACCGATCTCGGGTACGCGGTGCGTGTGGTGCACGGCGGGGCGTGGGGGTTCGCGTCGGGAGTGGATCTGACCATGGACGCGGCGGCGAAGGTGGCGTCCCAAGCGGTCGCCATGGCGAAGCTGTCGGCCAAGGTGATCGCGGCGGCCGGGTCCGACGAGCGGGTGGAGCTGGCGGACGAGCCGGTGCACGGTGAGCGGACCTGGGTGTCGGCGTACGACGTCGACCCGTTCTCCGTACCGGACGAGGAGAAGGCGGGGCTGCTCGCCGAGTGGAGCAGCCGGCTCCTCGGCGCGGAGGGTGTCGCACATGTGGACGCCTCGCTCATGACCGTCCATGAGAACAAGTTCTACGCGGACACGGCGGGCACCGTCACCACCCAGCAGCGGGTGCGGCTGCATCCGCAGCTGACCGCGGTCGCCGTGGACGGGAACACCGGTGAGTTCGACTCGATGCGGACCATCGCGCCGCCGGTGGGCCGCGGCTGGGAGTACCTGACCGGGACCGGCTGGGACTGGGACGAGGAGCTGGAGCGGATTCCCGGGCTGCTGGCCGAGAAGATGCGGGCGCCGAGCGTCGAGGCGGGGACGTACGACCTGGTCGTCGACCCGTCCAATCTCTGGCTGACGATCCATGAATCGATCGGCCACGCCACCGAGCTGGACCGGGCGCTGGGGTACGAGGCGGCGTACGCCGGGACCTCGTTCGCCACCTTCGACCAGCTGGGGAAGCTGGCGTACGGCTCCCCCGTGATGAACGTGACGGGCGACCGCACCGCCGAGCACGGGCTCGCGACCATCGGGTACGACGACGAAGGTGTCGAGGCGCAGTCCTGGGACCTCGTCAGGGACGGGACACTGGTCGGGTACCAGCTGGACCGGCGGATCGCGAAGCTGACGGGTCTGGGCCGGTCCAACGGCTGCGCGTACGCGGACTCGCCGGGGCACGTCCCCGTACAGCGGATGGCGAACGTGTCGCTGCAGCCGGATCCGGGCGGGCTGTCCACGGAGGATCTGATCGGCGGGGTGGAGCGCGGGATCTATGTGGTCGGCGACCGGTCCTGGTCGATCGACATGCAGCGCTACAACTTCCAGTTCACCGGGCAGCGGTTCTTCCGCATCGAGAACGGCAGGCTGGCCGGTCAGCTGCGCGATGTCGCGTACCAGGCCACGACGACGGACTTCTGGGGCTCGATGGAGAAGGTCGGCGGCCCGCAGACGTATGTACTGGGCGGCGCCTTCAACTGCGGCAAGGCCCAGCCGGGCCAGGTCGCGGCCGTCTCCCACGGCTGCCCCTCCGCCCTCTTCCGGGGCGTGAACATCCTCAATACGACGCAGGAGGCCGGGCGATGAGCCGCGTCAGCAAGCCGTACGAGATCGTCGAGCGGGCGCTCGAACTGTCCACCGCCGACGGCTGTGTCGTCATCGCCGACGAGGAGTCGTCCGCGAATCTGCGCTGGGCCGGCAACGCGCTCACCACGAACGGGGTGACACGGGGGCGGACCCTGACCGTCATCGCGACCGTCGACGGCGCGCAGGGCACCGCTTCCGGGGTCGTGTCGCGGTCCGCGGTGACCGCCGACGATCTGGAACCGCTGGTGCGGGCCGCCGAGGCCGCCGCGCGCGGGGCCGGTCCGGCGGAGGACGCGCAGCCGCTGGTCAGTGGTGTGCCCTCGTCGCCCGACTTCACGGACGCGCCGGCCGAGACCGGCTCGGACGTCTTCTCGGAGTTCGCCCCGGCGCTCGGCGACGCCTTCGCCCGTGCCCGCTCCGGTGGCCGTGAGCTGTACGGCTTCGCCCACCACCAGCTGACCTCGACGTACCTGGGTACGTCGACGGGGCTGCGGCTGCGCCACGACCAGCCGAACGGGACGCTGGAGCTCAACGCCAAGTCCCCCGACCGGACCCGTTCGACCTGGGCGGGCCGCTCCACGCGCGACTTCAAGGACGTCGACCCGGCCGAGCTCGACACGGAGCTCGCGCAGCGGCTGCGCTGGGCGGAGCGTCGTATCGAACTGCCCGCCGGACGGTACGAGACGCTGCTGCCGCCGACCGCGGTGGCCGATCTGCTGATCTACCAGCTGTGGTCGTCGACGGCACGGGACGCCACGGAGGGCCGGACGGTGTTCTCCAGGCCGGGCGGCGGGACGAGGATCGGCGAGACCCTGTCCGAGCTGCCGCTGTCGCTGCGCAGCGACCCGCACGCACCGGGTCTGGAGTCGGCGCCGTTCGTGATCGCGCACGCCTCGGGGGACGGCGCGTCCGTCTTCGACAACGGTCTGCCGCTGACGTCGACGGACTGGATCCTGGACGGTCGGCTGGAGCATCTGACGACCACCCGGCACACGGCGGGTCTGACCGGGCTGCCGGTCGCGCCGGCGATCGACAACCTGCTGCTGGAAGGCGGCGGTGAGCGGTCCCTGGAGGAGATGGTGGCCGCGACGACCGGCCGCGGGCTGCTGCTGACCTGCATGTGGTACATCCGGGAGGTCGATCCGGCGACGCTGCTGCTGACCGGGCTGACCCGCGACGGGGTGTATCTCGTCGAGGACGGCGAGGTCGTCGGCGAGGTGAACAACTTCCGGTTCAACGAGTCGCCGGTGGACCTGCTGTCGCGGGCCACGGAAGCGGGCCGTACGGAGAAGACGCTGCCGCGCGAGTGGGGCGACTGGTTCACCCGGGCGGCCATGCCCGCGCTGCGGATCCCCGACTTCAACATGAGCTCGGTGAGTCAGGGCGTGTGACCCGCCTAGACTGGCTGTCGCAATTCGATACACGTAGCTGAGGAGACACGGAACCGTGGCGGACATCGTCGACGAGCTGAAGTGGCGTGGGCTGTTCGCCCAGTCCACCGATGAGGACGCACTGCGCAAGGCTCTCGCGGACGGTCCCGTCACGTTCTATTGCGGCTACGACCCCACCGCCGCGAGTCTGCACGTCGGCCATCTGGTGCAGGTGCTCACCATGCGCCGGCTCCAGCAGGCCGGTCTGCGGCCGCTCGCCCTGGTGGGCGGGGCCACCGGTCAGATCGGTGACCCGAGGCCGACCGCCGAGCGCACGCTGAACGACCCGGAGACGGTCGCCAACTGGGTGTCGCGGCTGCGGTCCCAGATCGAGCCGTTCCTGTCCTTCGAGGGCGAGAACGCGGCGGTCATGGTCAACAACCTGGACTGGACCGCGGGCCTGTCCGCGATCGAGTTCCTCCGGGACATCGGCAAGCACTTCCGCGTCAACAAGATGCTGACGAAGGAGTCCATCGCCCGGCGGCTGGAGTCCGACGAGGGCATCAGCTACACCGAGTTCAGCTACCAGCTGCTGCAGAGCATGGACTACCTGGAGCTGTACCGGCGCTACGGCTGCACCCTCCAGCAGGGCGGCAGCGACCAGTGGGGCAACCTCACCGCGGGCCTCGACCTGATCCAC
This sequence is a window from Streptomyces sp. NBC_01217. Protein-coding genes within it:
- a CDS encoding TldD/PmbA family protein; this encodes MPHEVDQSFLALPLRALADAALARARALGAAHADFRFERVRSASWRLRDARPAGSSDTTDLGYAVRVVHGGAWGFASGVDLTMDAAAKVASQAVAMAKLSAKVIAAAGSDERVELADEPVHGERTWVSAYDVDPFSVPDEEKAGLLAEWSSRLLGAEGVAHVDASLMTVHENKFYADTAGTVTTQQRVRLHPQLTAVAVDGNTGEFDSMRTIAPPVGRGWEYLTGTGWDWDEELERIPGLLAEKMRAPSVEAGTYDLVVDPSNLWLTIHESIGHATELDRALGYEAAYAGTSFATFDQLGKLAYGSPVMNVTGDRTAEHGLATIGYDDEGVEAQSWDLVRDGTLVGYQLDRRIAKLTGLGRSNGCAYADSPGHVPVQRMANVSLQPDPGGLSTEDLIGGVERGIYVVGDRSWSIDMQRYNFQFTGQRFFRIENGRLAGQLRDVAYQATTTDFWGSMEKVGGPQTYVLGGAFNCGKAQPGQVAAVSHGCPSALFRGVNILNTTQEAGR
- a CDS encoding metallopeptidase TldD-related protein; translated protein: MSRVSKPYEIVERALELSTADGCVVIADEESSANLRWAGNALTTNGVTRGRTLTVIATVDGAQGTASGVVSRSAVTADDLEPLVRAAEAAARGAGPAEDAQPLVSGVPSSPDFTDAPAETGSDVFSEFAPALGDAFARARSGGRELYGFAHHQLTSTYLGTSTGLRLRHDQPNGTLELNAKSPDRTRSTWAGRSTRDFKDVDPAELDTELAQRLRWAERRIELPAGRYETLLPPTAVADLLIYQLWSSTARDATEGRTVFSRPGGGTRIGETLSELPLSLRSDPHAPGLESAPFVIAHASGDGASVFDNGLPLTSTDWILDGRLEHLTTTRHTAGLTGLPVAPAIDNLLLEGGGERSLEEMVAATTGRGLLLTCMWYIREVDPATLLLTGLTRDGVYLVEDGEVVGEVNNFRFNESPVDLLSRATEAGRTEKTLPREWGDWFTRAAMPALRIPDFNMSSVSQGV